Proteins from a single region of Pyrus communis chromosome 6, drPyrComm1.1, whole genome shotgun sequence:
- the LOC137738213 gene encoding probable nucleoredoxin 1, producing MANGDEDGVTHDLLSIISSADRNFLLHNNGGQAEISSLTGKIVGLYFSASWCGPCRRFTPNLVEVHQDLAAKGDFEVVFVSSDRDEESFTGYFSKMPWLSIPFSDLETRKRLKELFKVRGIPHLVIIDANGKVCTNDGTKIVMDHGADGYPFTAEKMNLLKEKEAAVKENQSLSSLLVSSSRDYLISKDGNKVSVSELEGKIVGLYFSLYTHKPCKEFTQALVKFHEKMKEKGENFEIVLISLDLEEEHFKEGFQASWLALPFKDKNCEKLARYFELENLPTLVIIGLHGKTLHSNAAELIEEYGAEAYPFTPEKIAVLAELKLEEQTIQSLLVAGGRDFVIENNGSKVPVSELAGKHILLYFSAHWCPPCRAFMPKLIKAYNQIKAKDNAIEIIFLSSDRDQPSFKELFATMPWLAIPLGDPRKALLQHKFKIQGIPALVAISPNGQTLSTQARQLIQAHGSDAYPFTEEHLKQLEEKLEEEAKGWPEKVKSILHAEHELTRVLHHDYVCWCREPGSGWSFYCKDCNFDLHPKCALNKSNNGGTEDDPPKATEDYICDGDVCRKV from the exons ATGGCTAACGGCGACGAAGACGGCGTCACTCACGACCTCCTTTCTATCATCTCCTCCGCCGACAGAAACTTCCTCCTCCACAACAACGGCGGCCAG GCTGAGATCAGTAGTTTGACCGGAAAGATTGTGGGGTTGTATTTCTCCGCCTCGTGGTGCGGCCCGTGCCGCCGGTTCACCCCAAACTTGGTGGAGGTCCACCAGGACTTGGCCGCCAAAGGCGACTTTGAAGTTGTGTTCGTCTCTTCTGATAGAGATGAGGAATCGTTCACCGGATACTTCTCGAAAATGCCGTGGCTTTCGATTCCCTTTTCGGATTTGGAGACCCGAAAACGCCTCAAGGAGCTCTTCAAGGTCAGGGGGATTCCCCATCTTGTCATTATTGATGCCAATGGAAAAGTTTGTACTAATGATGGGACAAAAATTGTAATGGACCACGGGGCGGATGGTTATCCGTTCACCGCGGAGAAGATGAATTTATTAAAAGAGAAGGAAGCCGCGGTGAAGGAGAATCAGTCCTTGAGTTCTCTCTTGGTTTCTAGCTCCCGGGATTATTTGATTTCGAAGGATGGCAATAAG GTTTCTGTATCCGAGCTTGAAGGAAAGATTGTTGGGTTGTATTTCTCGCTTTATACTCACAAGCCATGCAAAGAATTTACTCAGGCACTTGTGAAGTTCcatgagaaaatgaaggagaaaggcGAGAACTTTGAGATTGTGTTGATATCTCTGGACCTTGAAGAGGAACACTTCAAAGAAGGGTTTCAAGCGTCATGGTTGGCATTGCCGTTTAAGGACAAGAACTGTGAAAAACTTGCTCGCTACTTTGAGCTTGAGAATTTACCCACACTAGTTATAATTGGGCTACATGGGAAGACCTTACACTCCAATGCGGCCGAACTCATTGAAGAGTATGGCGCTGAAGCCTACCCCTTTACACCAGAGAAGATTGCCGTGCTTGCTGAGTTGAAACTCGAAGAACAGACCATACAGTCACTTTTAGTTGCTGGGGGCAGAGACTTTGTGATTGAAAATAACGGTTCCAAG GTACCCGTGTCTGAGCTTGCTGGGAAGCACATTCTGCTCTATTTCTCAGCTCATTGGTGCCCTCCATGTCGTGCATTCATGCCTAAGCTTATAAAAGCATACAATCAGATCAAGGCAAAGGACAATGCCATTGAAATAATCTTCCTCTCAAGCGATCGCGATCAACCCTCCTTCAAAGAACTCTTTGCAACCATGCCTTGGTTAGCCATCCCATTAGGCGATCCAAGGAAGGCCCTCCTGCAGcacaaattcaaaatccaaGGCATTCCTGCATTGGTAGCCATCAGCCCCAACGGCCAGACACTCAGCACACAGGCCCGGCAACTCATACAGGCGCATGGATCCGACGCTTATCCATTCACAGAAGAGCATTTGAAGCAATTGGAGGAAAAGTTGGAGGAAGAAGCAAAGGGGTGGCCTGAGAAAGTGAAGAGTATACTCCATGCTGAACACGAGCTCACGCGTGTGCTCCACCACGACTATGTTTGCTGGTGTAGGGAGCCGGGAAGTGGCTGGTCTTTTTACTGCAAAGACTGCAACTTCGATCTCCACCCAAAATGTGCATTGAACAAGAGCAACAATGGAGGAACAGAGGATGACCCTCCCAAGGCAACGGAGGATTATATTTGTGACGGTGATGTGTGCCGTAAAGTCTGA